The DNA window ACGGTTGCTTGGAAGGGACATATTTCCTTTGATCGACCTGAGATTCCAGCTTGATAACCTTTTGAATGGGCACGTGTTAACTTGTCTCTTTTTTGTCTTTTCATCGATAAACCTCTCTTGGTTAAAATATGCAACAGAAGGAAGTGAAATCAAAAAATTAGTTGTCAGTTTCTTTCCTTTGCCACATACATATAGATATCGTTTAGATGCAAATAGTTCAACGATTAAATTTTGACACGTGCAAGGTACGTGAATAAGACACTGAAAAGTATTGAAATGTTTCGTTGGTTTAGTTTGATCTATGCAATCATTTTTATAGACCGCTTAGTTATTAAAACAAAAAAAGCCCCGATAGACGGGGCTTGTAGAGTCAACTCTTAGTAGCGAAACTACTTCATTAACCATCTTCTGAAATAAGTTGTAAAAGCAAGAACGGTAAACAAAATGACACCCGTACTTCCTCCCTGCCGCTCAATCACACCTAACTCTTCATCTGTACATGCAGCCGGCGCCTGCCCGGTCGGATTTAGTTTCAACGTTACAACGGTGTCCACGAGTATACTTTCGCCACTCTCATCCAGTAAGAGCTCTCCACGCGCATTCTTAGATGGCCTCTTAGTTAATGCTGATACAACGATTTCGTTATTATCATTGATGTCAGTT is part of the Glaciecola nitratireducens FR1064 genome and encodes:
- the rmf gene encoding ribosome modulation factor, translating into MKRQKRDKLTRAHSKGYQAGISGRSKEICPFQATVARSEWLGGWREALTDRQAGLVGR